One region of Fragaria vesca subsp. vesca linkage group LG4, FraVesHawaii_1.0, whole genome shotgun sequence genomic DNA includes:
- the LOC101302644 gene encoding katanin p80 WD40 repeat-containing subunit B1 homolog: protein MTTKRAYKLQEFVAHTSAVNCLKIGRKTSRVLVTGGEDHKVNLWAIGKPNALLSLSGHTSGIDSVSFDSSEVLVAAGAASGTIKLWDLEEAKIVRTLTGHRSNCISVDFHPFGEFFASGSLDTNLKIWDIRKKGCIHTYKGHTRGVNAIRFTPDGRWVVSGGEDNTVKLWDLTAGKLLHDFKCHEGQIQCIDFHPHEFLLATGSADRTVKFWDLETFELIGSAGPETTGVRSLTFSPDGRALLCGLHESLKVFSWEPIRCHDAVDVGWSRLSDLNVHEGKLLGCSYNQSCVGVWVVDISRIEPYAVGNASRLNGNSESKHLAGGNLSVLHENAARSSLGRLSVSQSSDSLVKETKSLGRLSVSQNSDPAKEPKSLTSTGSVPGTPQRISLNSSPKAIVSSSVSVPSATSLKRNSVKTSVQTFNKSDVIPVIVPRTSARSELAAESRKEASVAGRTMPFSSQSKTNDFRKFSNAREEVDRPTISIVSESIATKATELSTTVDRSGFSKTISSSQAIDSAERNMKDDRCVGPGKQETSSLMEPSASFQHESSETRGHKVMRDAYSAEGQRGGRMRSIAVNWERRDRYSNYEGPTSDTTLGSASAVNPLNARGYTTSTKKETVSTSDEDAIADVLEKHDQFVSSMQSRSTKLQVVYRYWQRNDVKGVIGAMEKMSDHAVIADVVSIMADKMDIVTLDVCTCLLPLLTGLLESNMDRHLGISLEMLLKLVRIFGSVIYSTLSASSSVGVDIEAEQRLERCNLCFMELEKVKGCLPALTRRGGSIAKSAQELNLALQEVS from the exons ATGACTACTAAGCGCGCTTACAAATTAC AGGAATTCGTTGCCCACACTTCCGCCGTCAATTGCCTCAAGATTGGCCGGAAAACTTCCAGGGTTCTTGTTACTGGCGGAGAAGATCACAAGGTCAATCTGTGGGCCATTGGCAAACCCAATGCCTTACTG AGCTTGTCTGGACACACCAGTGGCATTGATTCCGTCAGCTTTGATTCTTCCGAGGTCTTAGTTGCCGCAGGGGCCGCAAGTGGTACAATTAAGCTTTGGGATTTAGAAGAGGCTAAGA TTGTTCGCACCCTTACTGGTCACAGATCCAATTGTATATCTGTTGATTTCCATCCTTTCGGAGAGTTCTTCGCATCTGGCTCCCTCGACACAAATTTAAAAATATGGGATATCAGGAAGAAGGGCTGTATTCACACATATAAAGGCCACACACGAGGAGTCAATGCCATCAGGTTTACCCCCGATGGACGTTGGGTTGTTTCTGGTGGAGAGGACAACACAGTGAAG TTGTGGGATCTCACTGCTGGAAAGCTCCTGCATGATTTTAAATGTCATGAGGGCCAGATACAATGTATAGACTTTCATCCCCATGAATTCCTGCTCGCAACAG GTTCGGCAGATAGGACAGTTAAATTTTGGGATCTTGAAACCTTTGAGCTTATTGGCTCAGCTGGACCTGAG ACAACTGGAGTACGTTCTTTGACATTTAGTCCTGACGGGAGGGCCCTACTCTGTGGATTGCATGAAAGTTTGAAG GTATTCTCGTGGGAACCAATAAGATGCCATGATGCTGTGGATGTGGGATGGTCACGATTGTCAGATCTTAATGTTCATGAGGGTAAACTTCTTGGATGCTCCTACAATCAGAGTTGTGTCGGAGTGTGGGTTGTAGACATCTCG CGCATTGAGCCATATGCAGTCGGTAATGCTAGCAGATTGAATGGGAACTCAGAATCAAAACATTTGGCTGGTGGTAATCTGTCTGTACTCCATGAGAACGCTGCTAGGTCTAGTTTAGGCCGGCTCTCTGTTTCCCAAAGTTCAGATTCTCTAGTGAAGGAAACAAAGTCTCTTGGAAGGTTATCAGTGTCCCAAAATTCAGATCCCGCCAAGGAGCCAAAATCGTTGACAT CCACTGGCAGTGTTCCTGGTACTCCTCAACGGATCAGTCTGAACTCCAGTCCAAAGGCTATTGTTTCTAGTTCAGTGTCAGTTCCTAGCGCAACATCCCTGAAAAGGAATTCTGTTAAGACCAGCGTTCAAACCTTTAACAAGTCAGATGTCATACCTGTGATTGTGCCTAGAACTAGTGCAAGGTCAGAGCTGGCAGCCGAGTCCAGAAAAGAAGCCAGTGTTGCTGGCAGAACAATGCCATTCTCTTCACAGTCAAAGACAAATGATTTTCGAAAGTTCTCCAATGCCAGAGAAGAAGTGGATAGGCCAACTATCTCTATAGTGTCTGAATCGATTGCTACTAAGGCTACCGAGTTAAGCACTACTGTAGATAGGAGCGGTTTCTCAAAAACTATAAGCTCAAGCCAAGCAATAGATAGTGCTGAAAGAAATATGAAGGATGACAGATGTGTTGGACCTGGGAAGCAGGAAACAAGTTCATTGATGGAGCCATCTGCTAGCTTCCAGCATGAAAGTT CTGAAACTCGAGGGCATAAGGTGATGAGAGATGCATACTCTGCTGAAGGTCAAAGAGGAG GACGAATGCGGTCAATTGCTGTGAATTGGGAGAGAAGAGATAGATATTCTAACTATGAGGGACCTACCTCCGATACCACCCTGGGATCAGCATCTGCAGTGAACCCTTTGAATGCG AGAGGCTACACTACATCTACAAAAAAAGAAACGGTATCTACTAGTGATGAGGATGCAATTGCTGATGTTTTGGAGAAACATGACCAATTTGTTAGCTCCATGCAATCTCGTTCAACCAAGTTACAG GTAGTCTATAGATACTGGCAGAGAAATGATGTTAAGGGGGTAATTGGTGCAATGGAGAAGATGTCGGATCATGCT GTCATTGCTGATGTAGTTAGCATTATGGCGGACAAAATGGACATTGTCACCCTGGATGTATGCACTTGTCTTCTGCCACTCCTCACTGGCCTTCTAGAAAGCAACATGGATAG GCATTTAGGCATTTCTCTAGAAATGCTGCTCAAGCTGGTTAGAATATTCGGTTCTGTGATCTATTCAACATTATCAGCATCATCATCTGTTGGTGTAGATATTGAAGCCGAGCAAAG GCTGGAGCGTTGCAACTTGTGTTTCATGGAGCTTGAAAAGGTCAAAGGCTGTTTGCCTGCTCTTACCAG AAGAGGAGGATCAATTGCAAAGTCTGCACAGGAGTTGAATCTAGCTCTTCAAGAAGTTTCATGA
- the LOC101303508 gene encoding alpha-galactosidase-like, producing MIVLTVLMVMLMGAYASPVRRMMMADIKEQQRRNLLANGLGVTPPMGWNSWNHFNCKIDENIIKATADALISTGLSKLGYTYVNIDDCWAEAARDDKGNLVPKNSTFPSGIKALADYVHSKGLKLGIYSDAGYFTCSKTMPGSLGHEKQDAKIFADWGIDYLKYDNCNTDNSKPTVRYPVMTRELMKADRPIFFSLCEWGDLHPALWGAKVGNSWRTTNDISDTWESMISRADMNEVYAEFARPGGWNDPDMLEVGNGGMTKDEYVVHFSIWAISKAPLLIGCDVRNMTKETMEIIANEEVISVNQDPLGVQAKKVRMEGDLEVWAGPLSGYRVALLLVNRGSWRTSITGYWDDIGIPPNSVVEARDLWEHKTLKKRFVGNLTATMDSHACKMYVLKPIS from the exons ATGATTGTACTGACGGTGTTGATGGTGATGTTAATGGGTGCTTACGCTTCACCGGTAAGACGAATGATGATGGCAGATATCAAAGAGCAGCAGAGACGGAATCTGCTTGCTAATGGGCTTGGAGTGACTCCTCCCATGGG GTGGAATAGTTGGAATCACTTCAACTGCAAGATTGATGAGAACATCATCAAAGCAACCG CTGATGCTCTGATTTCTACTGGTCTATCTAAACTTGGATACACCTATGTTAACATTG ATGATTGTTGGGCTGAAGCAGCTCGTGATGACAAG GGAAATCTAGTGCCCAAGAATTCCACATTTCCATCTGGCATTAAAGCTCTTGCGGATTATGTGCACAGCAAGGGACTAAAGCTAGGAATCTACTCAGATGCAGG GTATTTTACTTGCAGCAAAACCATGCCTGGTTCACTTGGTCACGAGAAGCAAGATGCCAAAATTTTTGCTGATTGG GGTATTGATTATTTGAAGTATGACAACTGTAATACTGATAACTCCAAACCAACTGTTAG ATATCCTGTCATGACCCGGGAACTGATGAAAGCAGACCGTCCCATATTCTTTTCTCTGTGTGAATG GGGAGATTTGCATCCTGCTTTATGGGGTGCTAAAGTTGGAAACAGCTGGAGAACTACTAATGACATTTCTGATACATGGGAAAG TATGATCTCCAGAGCAGACATGAATGAAGTTTATGCTGAATTTGCTCGACCTGGTGGTTGGAATG ATCCCGACATGCTTGAGGTGGGAAATGGAGGAATGACAAAGGATGAATATGTAGTCCATTTTAGCATATGGGCCATATCTAAG GCTCCCCTTCTTATCGGTTGTGATGTGAGGAATATGACAAAAGAGACTATGGAGATCATTGCAAATGAAGAGGTTATCTCTGTCAACCAAG ATCCACTTGGTGTCCAAGCTAAAAAGGTTAGAATGGAAGGAGACCTTGAG GTTTGGGCTGGCCCCCTTTCAGGCTACAGAGTTGCCTTACTCCTTGTCAACCGAGGGTCGTGGCGCACATCCATTACAGGCTACTGGGATGACATTGGTATCCCCCCAAACAGTGTTGTTGAAGCAAGAGATCTTTGGGAG CACAAGACACTGAAGAAAAGATTTGTTGGAAACTTGACGGCCACTATGGACTCCCATGCATGCAAAATGTATGTGCTGAAGCCAATCTCCTAG
- the LOC101303798 gene encoding pyruvate kinase, cytosolic isozyme-like: MANIDIEGILKELPNDGRIPKTKIVCTLGPSSRSVEMLEKLLRAGMNVARFNFSHGTHDYHQETLNNLRTAMHNTQILCALMLDTKGPEIRTGFLKDGKPIQLKEGQEITITTDYNIKGDPETISMSYKKLAVDLKPGNTILCADGTITLAVLSCDPAAGIVRCRCENSAMLGERKNVNLPGVVVDLPTLTEKDREDILGWGVPNNIDMIALSFVRKGSDLVNVRKVLGPHAKNIQLMSKVENQEGVINFDEILRETDSFMVARGDLGMEIPVEKIFLAQKMMIYKCNLVGKPVVTATQMLESMIKSPRPTRAEATDVANAVLDGTDCVMLSGESAAGSYPELAVKIMARICIEAESSLDYGAIFKEMIKSTPLPMSPLESLASSAVRTANKARAKLIVVLTRGGSTAKLVAKYRPAVPILSVVVPVLTTDSFDWDCSDETPARHSLIYRGLIPLLAEGSAKATDSESTEVILDAALKSATKRRLCQPGDAVVALHRIGVASVIKICIVK, encoded by the exons ATGGCGAACATAGACATAGAGGGAATACTGAAGGAGCTGCCGAATGATGGGCGTATACCGAAGACGAAGATCGTGTGCACTTTGGGGCCTTCATCTCGGTCGGTGGAGATGTTGGAGAAGCTGCTGAGGGCTGGCATGAATGTTGCTCGCTTTAACTTCTCCCATGGCACTCACGACTACCACCAGGAGACCCTCAACAACCTCCGCACTGCCATGCACAACACTCAGATCCTCTGCGCCCTCATGCTCGATACCAAG GGACCTGAGATTCGGACTGGATTCCTCAAGGATGGGAAACCCATTCAACTTAAGGAAGGCCAGGAAATCACCATTACCACTGACTACAACATCAAGGGAGATCCAGAGACCATTTCCATGAGCTACAAAAAGCTGGCCGTGGACTTGAAGCCTGGAAATACCATTTTATGTGCAGATGGCACCATTACCCTCGCTGTCTTGTCTTGTGATCCAGCGGCTGGTATTGTGAGGTGCCGTTGTGAAAACAGTGCAATGCTGGGTGAGAGGAAAAATGTCAATCTTCCTGGTGTTGTGGTTGATCTTCCCACACTGACAGAGAAGGACAGGGAAGATATTCTGGGATGGGGTGTTCCTAACAACATTGATATGATTGCTCTTTCATTTGTACGCAAAGGATCAGATCTAGTTAATGTCCGTAAAGTTCTTGGACCCCATGCCAAGAACATACAGTTGATGTCAAAG GTTGAAAACCAGGAGGGTGTTATCAACTTTGATGAGATACTGCGTGAGACTGACTCATTCATGGTTGCACGAGGTGATCTTGGTATGGAAATCCCAGTTGAGAAAATTTTTCTGGCACAAAAAATGATGATATATAAGTGTAACCTTGTGGGAAAGCCTGTTGTCACGGCCACTCAGATGCTTGAATCCATGATCAAGTCTCCACGACCAACGCGTGCTGAAGCCACAGATGTAGCTAATGCTGTCCTTGATGGCACTGATTGTGTCATGCTTAGTGGTGAGAGTGCAGCTGGGTCCTATCCAGAACTCGCTGTGAAGATCATGGCTCGGATATGTATCGAGGCAGAATCTTCCCTTGACTATGGGGCTATCTTCAAGGAGATGATAAAGTCTACACCACTTCCAATGAGCCCATTGGAGAGTCTTGCATCCTCTGCTGTCCGAACAGCCAACAAGGCAAGGGCCAAACTCATTGTTGTGTTGACACGTGGGGGGAGCACCGCAAAATTGGTGGCCAAGTACAGGCCAGCTGTTCCTATCCTGTCGGTGGTTGTTCCAGTTTTGACCACAGACTCGTTTGATTGGGACTGCAGTGATGAGACTCCAGCAAGACATAGCCTGATATACAGGGGTTTGATTCCTCTATTGGCTGAAGGATCTGCGAAGGCCACCGATTCTGAATCCACTGAGGTGATCCTGGATGCTGCTCTAAAGTCGGCAACAAAAAGGAGACTGTGCCAGCCTGGTGATGCTGTGGTGGCACTTCATCGTATCGGAGTTGCATCTGTCATCAAGATCTGCATAGTGAAGTAA